TCACGAAGTCCGCGCCCGCTTCGACCAGGTACAGGAAGCCTTCCCGGTCGACGACGTTGCCCGCGCCGATCTTTACGTCGAAGTTCGCCTTCACGTATTCGATCGTCTCCCGCTGCCACTCGCTGTACCCGTCCGACGAATCGATGACGAGCACGTCCGCGCCCGCTTCGACGAGCGCCGGCACGCGGTCCATGTAATCCTTGCTGTTGATGCCCGCGCCGACGACGTAGCTCTTGTTCGCGTCGAGCAATTCGTACGGGTGCTCCTTGTGCGCGTCGTAATCCTTCCGGAAGACAAGCGTGTCGAGGTGCTGACGCTCGTCCACGATCGGGAGCACGTTCAGCTTATGATCCCAAATCAGGTCGTTGGCCTCGGAGAGCGTGATGCCGGAGCGGCCGACGATCAACGATTCGAAAGGGGTCATGAACGAGCGGATCGGCTTGTCCGTCGCGTCCCGGCTGATGCGGTAGTCCCGGCTCGTCACGAGACCGAGCAGCTTGCCGTTCGGGGTGCCGTCGTGGGTGATGGCGAAGTGCGAGTGCCCGTTGCGCGCTTTCAGATCGAGCACGTCCTGCAGCGTGTCGTCGGGGGTCAGGTTCGAGCGGCTGACGACGAAGCCGGCTTTGTGGTTTTTCACCTTGCGGACCATCCCCGCCTGCTCTTCGATCGGCTGCGAGCCGAAGATGAACGAGATGCCGCCGGCGCGCGCGAGCGCGACGCCCATCCGGTCGTCGGAGACCGACTGCATGACCGCGGAGGCGAACGGAATGTTAAGCGAGTATGCCGGCTGCTCGCCCTTCGCGAACTTGACGAGCGGCGTCTTCAAGCTGACGTTCGCGGGCGTGCACGCCTTCGTGGTTAAGTTCGGAATCAGTAAAAACTCGCTGAACGTGCGCGACGGTTCGGTGTAATACGTAGCCATTCTGAGTTCATCCCTGCTTTCTTTGATTTTCACGTAAATTTTTCTGATTCTATCACTCGCCGGAGCGCGGGTCAATGCTTTTTTCCTTGTTGATTTTTCCGATTTTTTGATGTTTTTTACGAAAACGGTTTCCTTCTGCTTAACTTTGTGCAAATCCACCTTAGTTTCATGCATGCCGGCGGTTCCGGTCTGTCTTTATAATGAAGCTGAATTCGAAACGCGGGAGGCGGAACGCGCATGACGATCAACCCACCGGTCTTGTTGACCGACGAACAGATGAGAAGGTTTGTGACGGACGGATATTTGTTGTTGAAGACGGATTTCCCGAAGTCGTTCCACGACGCCCTGACGGCGCAGCTCGACAAAGTGTACGAGGAAGAGGGCAACCCGGGGAACAACCTGCTGCCTCGCATCCGCGAGCTGCGGAAGGTGTTCGACCATCCGGCCGTCACCGGGGCGCTGACGAGCGTGCTCGGCCCGAATTATATGCTGCACGCTCATCGCCACGGCCACTTCAACGCGACCCCGAAGCCGGGCGGCTGGCACAAGGACAGCTACTGGGGATACAAGAAGCAGCGTAACCACCATCCGTGGTGGGCGATGATCATGTACTTCCCGCAGGATACGCCCGTCGAGCTCGGACCGACCGGCCTCCTGCCGGGCACCCAAAATTACGAAACGCGCGTCTTCGAGACGGAGGATCCGGCGGGCGAGGCGCTGGCGGCCGGCGAAGCGGGCACGTTCCTGCTCATTCACTACGACATCTGGCATCGCTCCACGGCGAACGTGCTCGGGAAGCCGCGCTACATGCTGAAGTTCGAGTTCATGCGCACGAGCGCGCCGACGGCGCCGTCGTGGGACAATCGCGACGCCGCGTGGTCGGCGCCCGCGACCGTCGACGCCCTGCCGGCCAGGCACGATCTCCTCTGGGAGGAGACGTGGCGCTGGCTGCGCGGCGAGGTCGGCGCGATCGCCGGATCGCTGCCGGCGGACGACGCGGCGGTCGCCGACGCGGCCGCGCGCCTCGCGGGCGACGACGAGCCGGACGCGCTGAACGCCGCGTACGAGCTCGCCGCCCGCGGCGACCGCGGCATCGCGGCGCTCGCCGGCGCGCTGCTCGCCGGCGGCGCGGCCGGCCGGGCCGCGTCGTACGGCCTCGCCGTCGCGGGGGCGGCGGCGGTGCCGGCGCTTCGCGAGGCGCTCGCGAGCGCCGACGAGAAGGCCGCCGCCCGCGGCGCCTTCGCGCTCGGCGAGCTTCGCGGCCTCGCCGCCGGCGCCGTGCCCGCGCTCGTCGACGCGCTCGGGCGCGCCGAGCCGCGCGTTAGGCGCGCGGCCGTCGAGGCGCTCGGCCTGATCGGCCCGGCCGCCGGCGCGCACGTCGGCGACGCCGTCGCGGCGCTCGCCCGCGCCCTCGCCGACGACGACGCGCAGACGCGCTTCACGGCCGGCCTCTCGCTCGCGCGCCTCGGCTCCGCCGCGGCCGCGGCCGTGCCGGCGCTCGTCCTCGCGCTCGACGACGAGAACCGCTACGT
The nucleotide sequence above comes from Paenibacillus antri. Encoded proteins:
- a CDS encoding IMP dehydrogenase, with product MATYYTEPSRTFSEFLLIPNLTTKACTPANVSLKTPLVKFAKGEQPAYSLNIPFASAVMQSVSDDRMGVALARAGGISFIFGSQPIEEQAGMVRKVKNHKAGFVVSRSNLTPDDTLQDVLDLKARNGHSHFAITHDGTPNGKLLGLVTSRDYRISRDATDKPIRSFMTPFESLIVGRSGITLSEANDLIWDHKLNVLPIVDERQHLDTLVFRKDYDAHKEHPYELLDANKSYVVGAGINSKDYMDRVPALVEAGADVLVIDSSDGYSEWQRETIEYVKANFDVKIGAGNVVDREGFLYLVEAGADFVKVGIGGGSICITREQKGIGRGQASAVIEVAEARDEYFRRTGVYVPICSDGGIVHDYHITLALAMGADFVMMGRYFARFDESPTRKLKIGNNFVKEFWGEGSNRARNWQRYDTGGKSGLMFEEGVDSYVPYAGPLQENMDKTTAKIKSTMCNCGSLTISELQKNARITLVSATSLVEGGAHDVILKDNSGLSGE
- a CDS encoding HEAT repeat domain-containing protein, coding for MTINPPVLLTDEQMRRFVTDGYLLLKTDFPKSFHDALTAQLDKVYEEEGNPGNNLLPRIRELRKVFDHPAVTGALTSVLGPNYMLHAHRHGHFNATPKPGGWHKDSYWGYKKQRNHHPWWAMIMYFPQDTPVELGPTGLLPGTQNYETRVFETEDPAGEALAAGEAGTFLLIHYDIWHRSTANVLGKPRYMLKFEFMRTSAPTAPSWDNRDAAWSAPATVDALPARHDLLWEETWRWLRGEVGAIAGSLPADDAAVADAAARLAGDDEPDALNAAYELAARGDRGIAALAGALLAGGAAGRAASYGLAVAGAAAVPALREALASADEKAAARGAFALGELRGLAAGAVPALVDALGRAEPRVRRAAVEALGLIGPAAGAHVGDAVAALARALADDDAQTRFTAGLSLARLGSAAAAAVPALVLALDDENRYVRAHAAEALRYIGTPEANEALLHELTYARWCSTTTKESTFYP